The Planctomycetota bacterium genomic sequence AACGGTTCGGCGTCCAGGGCGAAAGCTTGGGCGACGGCACCGAAGCGCTGAAGAATCTCAAGGCGTAGCCGGCTACCGCGTTGAGATTGCATCTCCCCTCGCCCCTTGCGGGCTGAGGGTGGTTTGCGTCGCGGATCGGGTGAGGGGCAATCCAAGTTCGTGCGGCAAGGTACTACGGGAACCAAGTTGCACGATTTTCTCTTTCCTCGTTCTCTTGCTGGCTGGTATTTGGGGCCCGCTCCAACAAATGTGGACATATATATCCGCTTTTGGTATCGTGGAGAGACCGCTCGACAAGCGGCGGGGCGAAGTGGTTGATGTGAACTAAGGAGCGGTGCCATGAACCGATCGGTGGGAGACGCGGCCACAATGGCCGGCTGTCTGGTGTTGGTCGCGCTCGTCTTCTGCTCGATCGTGGCTGGCGCGGCGGAGCAGGATGACGCTAAGAGGCCTGGTGAAGCCGGCGCGCCAGCCGTGCCGGTTTCGCGCGACGAAGCGCGCCGGCAAGCACGGCTGTTGCATCAAGCCATGCACAACACGTTGCAGGCGGTCCATCATCAGTACTTTCACGAAGACGAAAATCTGGTTCTGCCGGCGGCCATGATGAAGGACATTTTCGACGAACTTGAGCAAGAGCAGCGCGTCAAGCTGCGCTGGCTGGTGGTCGACGGCACGGCAATGAATTCCGATCACAAGGCCAAGAATCAGTTCGAGCGCGACGCCGTCGAAGCCCTGAAGGCTGGCCAGCGCGAATTTGAATGGGAAGAGCAGGGCCACTATCGCCGCGCCGGCGCGATCGCGCTCCTCAACCCTTGTCTGAAATGCCACGTCCCCAATCGAACCAATTTGGAAGAACGAACCGCGGGGCTGATTATCAGTATTCCGGTCAAAGCAAAGCCGGAATGACGAAGGCGGAGGGTAAGAAGAGGATAAGCCCCGAATGGCGGGAGCTTTGTACCCTTCTCCCGCCCACCGGGCATCTCCTCCCACAAGGGGAGAAGCACTGGTGCATGCCGCATGACGGTTGAGAATAAAACTGTCCAGCGGCGATTACTTCGTGGCCGGATTCACTAGCCAGGCTTCCACCTGGCGCTGGACCGGTTGCGATTGCCAAACGAACAGGCTTTGCGAAGGCTCGTCATAGACCAGGGCGCCCGCCCCGCCGGCCGATTGCCAGCGCGTCGGCGACACCTCGTTGCGCAGCCGTTCGATCAAGGCCGCGGGCTGCACGCCGGCCTTGATGTAGGGCGCGGCCGAATAGACTTCCAACTCGCCATGCTGGTCGACGACTTGTTGTGACGTG encodes the following:
- a CDS encoding DUF3365 domain-containing protein; translation: MNRSVGDAATMAGCLVLVALVFCSIVAGAAEQDDAKRPGEAGAPAVPVSRDEARRQARLLHQAMHNTLQAVHHQYFHEDENLVLPAAMMKDIFDELEQEQRVKLRWLVVDGTAMNSDHKAKNQFERDAVEALKAGQREFEWEEQGHYRRAGAIALLNPCLKCHVPNRTNLEERTAGLIISIPVKAKPE